In one Rutidosis leptorrhynchoides isolate AG116_Rl617_1_P2 chromosome 8, CSIRO_AGI_Rlap_v1, whole genome shotgun sequence genomic region, the following are encoded:
- the LOC139864569 gene encoding uncharacterized protein yields the protein MWDSVSAIALERNLSDHCPIILRDRVIDYGPKPTKVFDEWLDGEESKKIVEEAWNRKVEGNRLDCILRDKLKNVKRALKEWSGNTFGNLDSEIEQLKNKATEWELFAENRPLSDDERIGWTDIRKKWFEKEKIKSNMASQKSRVKWIKDGDENTRYFHSILKRRHSKRNIRGLSIDGVWCEDPLTIKQAVFIHFKSQYMEMNANRMRFSRSQQPITLNSHSTVHSASISVDSTAATAVTSSDQLIPPGTTGKSPPVHVQSTQSTQAGHVNIQGSSPAIAVDNITQDAEQIAVNKISEEDAADIERIFTENEVYDAIKECDCFKAPGPDGFKFKFFKLHWDLIKKDLMGALLRFWEKGVISKGCNASFITLVPKKNDPLSLGEYRPISLIGCYYKILAKILSFRIRKVLPSVIGFEQSAYLKDRFILDGSLVANEAIDFLKRNKKKSLIFKVDFEKAFDSLSWDFLLDMMEKMGFLTRWRKWIHTCLKSASISILVNGSPTQEFYTERGVRQGDPLSPFLFLTAAEGLNFLVKRACGGGLFKGVDIGKDKINLSLLQFADDTIFLGEWHNQNFCNLMKILKCYENLSGLKINFHISVLYGLGVAEADITRLASRVGCKFGELPFTYLGLPVGKNMSYEHNWKAVIDKFHSKLSNWKARSILYGGRLTLVKSILSSLPLYYFSLFRAPLSVIKKLESIRRIFFWGGSGDGSKLSWVKWEDCLLPYDDGGLNIGSLRGKNLALLGKWFWRAKIEPNDLWVSIIKSIYSANGLLPPSSLSRPTGVSSVWSNIVRAGVMLEKMGINFAGSFTKLIGDGTDTDFWNDQWLGGLPLKHKFTRLFHLDEDANARVIQRVYWNDGVLSCNFNWRRVVSGRALNELDSLMALLNAYTKQDRTMDSWMWNLAGNGIFTTKKMASIIDEVFLNNGSRPQDGFLKNNLVPSKVSIFIWRALKRRIPVRTELDKRGIDLDSVRCPLCDDDVETIEHSLLFCRHAMDIWVRVFKWWGLGAVSNLSINELFCGNCNRSLSPFMSKIWESIEWTCGYLIWNNRNKKVFSNSSWSGSTGLMEIQLKSHEWISNRMKMHKLDWLGWISDPWSCFV from the coding sequence ATGTGGGATAGTGTTTCGGCCATAGCACTTGAAAGGAATTTATCGGACCATTGTCCTATAATCCTACGAGATAGAGTAATAGATTATGGTCCGAAGCCAACAAAAGTGTTTGATGAATGGTTAGACGGAGAGGAGTCAAAGAAAATTGTTGAGGAGGCATGGAATCGCAAAGTGGAAGGAAATAGGCTAGATTGTATCTTACGTGATAAGCTAAAAAATGTCAAGCGGGCATTAAAAGAATGGAGTGGTAACACATTCGGGAATCTTGACTCTGAAATCGAGCAACTTAAGAACAAGGCAACTGAATGGGAATTATTTGCGGAAAATCGGCCACTAAGTGATGATGAAAGGATAGGTTGGACGGACATAAGGAAAAAATGGTTCGAAAAGGAGAAAATAAAATCGAATATGGCTAGTCAAAAATCACGTGTTAAGTGGATCAAAGATGGGGATGAAAATACGAGATACTTCCATTCGATTCTCAAAAGAAGGCACTCGAAAAGAAATATTAGGGGTTTGAGTATTGATGGTGTTTGGTGTGAAGATCCTCTCACTATCAAGCAAGCGGTTTTTATACACTTTAAATCACAATACATGGAAATGAATGCAAATAGGATGAGGTTTTCAAGAAGTCAGCAGCCCATTACACTTAACAGCCACTCGACTGTTCATTCAGCCAGCATTTCGGTTGACTCGACTGCTGCAACAGCCGTCACCTCCTCTGACCAGCTTATTCCACCAGGTACAACCGGTAAGTCCCCTCCTGTCCATGTTCAGTCCACACAGTCCACACAAGCTGGTCACGTTAATATCCAAGGGTCTAGTCCTGCTATTGCCGTCGATAATATAACACAGGATGCTGAGCAAATTGCTGTTAACAAAATAAGTGAGGAAGATGCAGCTGATATCGAAAGAATTTTCACTGAAAACGAGGTTTACGACGCAATCAAAGAATGTGACTGTTTCAAGGCGCCAGGACCCGACGGTTTCAAGTTCAAATTCTTCAAATTACACTGGGACTTGATCAAAAAGGACCTCATGGGTGCACTCCTCAGATTTTGGGAAAAAGGAGTTATTTCGAAAGGATGCAATGCCTCCTTCATCACGTTGGTCCCTAAAAAGAATGACCCTCTGAGTCTTGGTGAGTACCGGCCTATTAGCTTGATAGGTTGTTACTATAAGATCTTGGCGAAAATTCTCTCGTTTCGAATTAGGAAGGTGCTACCATCTGTCATTGGTTTTGAGCAAAGTGCGTATCTTAAGGATAGATTCATTCTTGACGGATCACTTGTGGCAAACGAAGCTATTGACTTTCTTAAGCGGAATAAAAAGAAGAGTCTCATTTTTAAGGTCGATTTTGAAAAGGCGTTTGATAGCTTAAGCTGGGATTTCCTACTCGATATGATGGAAAAAATGGGGTttctcactcgatggagaaaatgGATTCATACATGTCTCAAGTCAGCCTCGATCTCCATACTTGTCAACGGTTCTCCTACACAAGAATTTTATACTGAAAGGGGAGTGAGGCAAGGGGATCCGTTATCACCCTTCCTGTTTCTTACTGCAGCTGAAGGTTTGAACTTTCTTGTCAAGAGGGCTTGTGGGGGAGGGTTGTTCAAAGGGGTTGATATCGGAAAAGATAAGATCAATTTGTCACTCCTACAATTCGCGGACGATACGATCTTCCTCGGGGAATGGCATAATCAAAATTTCTGTAATCTCATGAAAATTTTAAAATGTTACGAAAATCTTTCGGGCCTCAAAATCAATTTTCATATAAGTGTGTTATACGGGCTAGGTGTTGCGGAAGCTGATATTACTAGGTTGGCTTCTAGGGTTGGTTGTAAATTTGGCGAGCTTCCGTTTACTTACCTTGGTCTCCCGGTAGGCAAAAACATGAGTTATGAGCATAATTGGAAGGCGGTGATTGATAAGTTCCACTCAAAACTCTCAAATTGGAAGGCTAGATCGATTTTATACGGTGGTAGGTTAACGCTTGTTAAATCGATTCTTAGTAGTTTACCGCTATATTATTTTTCTCTCTTTCGTGCCCCCTTGAGTGTTATCAAAAAATTAGAGAGTATTAGGAGAATCTTTTTTTGGGGCGGTTCGGGTGACGGGTCTAAATTATCTTGGGTCAAATGGGAGGATTGTCTTCTACCTTATGATGATGGCGGTTTGAATATCGGGTCGCTTCGTGGGAAAAATCTCGCACTCTTGGGAAAATGGTTTTGGCGGGCAAAAATCGAACCAAACGATTTATGGGTCtcaattataaaaagtatttacaGTGCTAACGGACTACTCCCCCCCTCAAGCCTTTCGAGACCGACAGGGGTGAGTAGTGTTTGGTCCAACATTGTTCGTGCAGGTGTCATGCTAGAAAAGATGGGAATTAACTTTGCAGGCTCTTTCACGAAGTTGATAGGTGACGGGACGGATACGGATTTTTGGAACGATCAATGGCTTGGCGGTCTTCCTTTGAAGCATAAATTCACAAGACTTTTTCATTTGGACGAAGATGCAAACGCGCGAGTTATTCAAAGAGTTTATTGGAACGACGGTGTTTTATCATGTAACTTTAATTGGAGGCGAGTCGTATCGGGTCGTGCATTAAATGAACTTGACTCCCTTATGGCACTTCTAAACGCTTACACCAAACAAGATAGGACTATGGATTCGTGGATGTGGAACCTAGCGGGCAACGGGATTTTCACTACAAAAAAGATGGCAAGCATTATTGATGAAGTATTTCTTAACAACGGATCGAGACCACAAGATGGTTTTTTGAAAAATAATTTGGTTCCTTCTAAGGTTTCTATTTTCATATGGAGGGCGTTAAAACGGAGGATCCCGGTACGTACCGAACTTGATAAAAGAGGTATAGACTTGGATTCCGTTAGATGTCCTTTATGTGATGATGACGTTGAAACCATCGAGCATTCCTTGTTATTTTGTCGGCACGCAATGGATATTTGGGTCCGGGTTTTCAAATGGTGGGGTTTAGGGGCGGTTTCAAACTTGAGCATTAATGAATTATTTTGTGGGAATTGTAATCGCTCCTTATCCCCCTTTATGTCGAAGATTTGGGAATCAATCGAATGGACTTGCGGATATTTGATAtggaataatagaaataaaaaagtGTTCTCTAATTCTTCATGGAGCGGTTCTACGGGTCTAATGGAAATTCAACTCAAGTCTCATGAATGGATCTCCAATCGTATGAAGATGCATAAGTTAGATTGGCTAGGATGGATCTCGGATCCATGGTCTTGCTTTGTGTAA